Proteins encoded in a region of the Sander lucioperca isolate FBNREF2018 chromosome 4, SLUC_FBN_1.2, whole genome shotgun sequence genome:
- the cisd2 gene encoding CDGSH iron-sulfur domain-containing protein 2, giving the protein MVLESISRIIKVQLPAYLKRLPLPDTIGGFARLTVSEWLRLLPLLGILALLGYLTIRPFLPKKKKQKDSLINLKIQKENPKVVNEIDIEDLNSANVCYCRCWRSKTFPVCDKSHLKHNELTGDNVGPLILKKKIL; this is encoded by the exons ATGGTTTTAGAATCCATCTCAAGGATAATCAAAGTCCAGCTTCCAGCATACCTTAAGAGGCTTCCGCTTCCGGACACGATCGGCGGTTTCGCGAGGTTAACAG TGTCCGAGTGGCTCCGGTTGCTGCCTCTCCTGGGTATCCTGGCTCTGCTGGGCTATCTGACCATTCGCCCATTCCTGCctaagaagaagaagcagaaagaCAGCCTGATCAACCTGAAGATCCAGAAAGAGAACCCAAAAGTGGTCAACGAGATAGACATCGAGGACCTGAACAGTGCTAATGTGTGTTACTGTCGCTGCTGGCGCTCCAAAACT TTTCCTGTTTGTGACAAGTCACACTTAAAGCACAATGAGCTAACTGGAGACAACGTGGGACCGCTCATACTCAAAAAGAAGATACTATAA